From the Marinomonas sp. THO17 genome, one window contains:
- the trxB gene encoding thioredoxin-disulfide reductase: MSDVKHAKLMILGSGPAGYTAAVYAARANLNPVMITGMQMGGQLTTTTEVDNWPGDDQGVQGPELMERMRKHAERFETEIIFDHVNKVDLQNRPFRLEGDSGVYTCDALIISTGASAQYLGLESESKFMGQGVSACATCDGFFYRNQDVAVIGGGNTAVEEALYLANIAKTVTVIHRRDKFRSEKILADKLMEKAANGNINIEWHSELDEVLGDDAGVTGVRIKNNQTGETKELSVAGLFVAIGHKPNTDIFQGQLDMKDGYLTVQSGTQGNATQTSVEGVFAAGDVSDHIYRQAITSAGTGCMAALDAERYLDSLE; this comes from the coding sequence ATGAGCGATGTAAAACACGCTAAGTTAATGATTTTAGGTTCAGGACCTGCTGGGTATACAGCGGCGGTATACGCTGCCCGTGCGAACCTTAACCCTGTAATGATCACTGGTATGCAAATGGGCGGTCAGCTGACGACCACCACAGAAGTAGACAATTGGCCGGGGGATGATCAGGGCGTACAAGGTCCTGAGCTGATGGAACGTATGCGTAAACACGCTGAGCGTTTTGAAACAGAAATCATTTTTGATCACGTAAACAAGGTGGATTTGCAAAACCGTCCATTCCGTTTAGAAGGCGACAGTGGTGTGTATACTTGTGATGCCTTGATTATTTCGACAGGGGCAAGTGCTCAGTACTTAGGTTTGGAAAGTGAAAGCAAATTCATGGGACAAGGTGTATCAGCCTGTGCCACTTGCGATGGTTTCTTCTACCGTAACCAAGATGTAGCGGTTATCGGTGGTGGTAATACCGCAGTAGAAGAAGCTCTGTACTTGGCAAATATTGCCAAGACGGTCACTGTGATTCATCGTCGTGATAAATTCCGTTCCGAAAAAATTCTCGCGGACAAACTGATGGAAAAAGCGGCGAACGGCAACATTAACATCGAATGGCACTCTGAGCTGGATGAAGTCTTGGGTGACGATGCGGGTGTGACAGGTGTGCGTATCAAGAATAATCAAACCGGCGAAACCAAAGAATTGTCTGTGGCGGGTTTGTTTGTGGCCATTGGTCATAAACCGAATACGGATATTTTCCAGGGCCAATTAGACATGAAAGACGGCTATCTAACCGTTCAATCTGGCACACAAGGGAATGCGACTCAAACCAGTGTTGAAGGTGTGTTTGCTGCTGGTGACGTAAGTGATCATATTTATCGTCAAGCCATTACTTCGGCAGGAACCGGTTGTATGGCGGCGCTGGATGCCGAGCGTTATCTGGATTCTCTAGAATAA
- the ppa gene encoding inorganic diphosphatase produces the protein MSYSNIPAGKDAPNDINVIIEIPAAANPVKYEVDKDMDALVVDRFMTAPMFYPANYGYINNTLADDGDPVDVLVITPYPVVPGSVIRCRPVGVLNMSDEAGMDAKLVAVPHEKLSKEYGHIQDVNDIPQLLRDQIEHFFENYKKLEKGKWVKVEGWANAEEARKAIVEGVEAYNAQ, from the coding sequence ATGAGCTACAGTAATATTCCAGCGGGTAAAGACGCACCAAACGACATCAATGTCATCATCGAAATTCCAGCCGCAGCAAATCCTGTGAAATACGAAGTAGATAAAGATATGGATGCTTTGGTGGTAGATCGTTTCATGACAGCACCTATGTTCTACCCAGCAAACTATGGTTACATCAACAATACATTGGCTGATGATGGTGACCCGGTTGACGTTTTGGTTATCACCCCCTACCCAGTCGTGCCAGGCTCTGTCATTCGTTGCCGTCCTGTTGGTGTACTAAACATGTCGGATGAAGCGGGTATGGACGCAAAATTGGTTGCGGTACCACACGAAAAACTGAGCAAAGAATATGGTCATATCCAAGACGTTAACGACATTCCACAACTACTACGCGACCAGATCGAGCACTTCTTCGAAAACTATAAGAAGCTTGAAAAAGGTAAGTGGGTAAAAGTGGAAGGATGGGCAAACGCAGAAGAAGCTCGCAAAGCCATTGTGGAAGGCGTTGAAGCTTACAACGCACAATAA
- the ihfB gene encoding integration host factor subunit beta: MTKSELIEMLIDQQSHLPVKDVEQAIKAMLEHMSDSLANGERIEIRGFGSFSLHYRAPRIGRNPKTGDSVELSAKYVPHFKPGKELRELVNDSSDSQSNELN, encoded by the coding sequence ATGACAAAATCTGAGCTGATAGAGATGCTTATTGATCAGCAATCTCATTTGCCTGTTAAAGACGTAGAACAAGCGATAAAGGCAATGTTAGAACATATGTCTGATTCTTTAGCAAACGGTGAGCGTATTGAGATTCGAGGATTCGGCAGTTTTTCATTGCATTATCGAGCGCCACGAATCGGTCGTAATCCTAAAACCGGTGATTCTGTTGAATTGAGCGCCAAGTATGTGCCGCACTTTAAACCCGGTAAAGAATTACGTGAATTGGTCAATGATTCGTCAGATAGCCAGTCAAACGAACTCAACTAA
- a CDS encoding LapA family protein, with product MLKWLKRVIYTVLVLFFLAVGVFFAIRNPQLIKLDLVFWQGPELSVALYILLAFTFGACVALLVSSVTYFRSERQIRVLSRKYEKTLDEVDLLRKASITKELSVGEE from the coding sequence ATGCTTAAATGGCTGAAAAGAGTTATCTATACCGTCCTTGTGCTTTTCTTTCTTGCTGTGGGCGTATTTTTTGCAATACGTAATCCGCAGCTCATTAAGCTTGATTTGGTCTTTTGGCAAGGTCCTGAATTAAGTGTTGCACTCTATATCCTGCTTGCTTTTACCTTTGGTGCTTGTGTGGCTTTGTTGGTCAGCTCCGTGACGTATTTTCGTAGCGAAAGACAGATTCGTGTATTGAGTCGTAAATATGAGAAGACACTAGATGAAGTGGATCTTCTCAGAAAAGCGTCTATCACCAAAGAGTTGTCGGTAGGGGAGGAGTAA
- the lapB gene encoding lipopolysaccharide assembly protein LapB, which yields MTEVGLFFVLFVALFVGWTMGRKTSTKKSKPLKKSVPNDYFRGLNHLLNDQHSEAIDAFVDSLEVNSETFDIHLTLGNLFRKKGEIQKAINIHQNLLARPEISQREMRMVQLELASDFMSAGLLDRAGRLLLNMASTARKSEFQPKILTLLVDLYEFEQSWDKAIQIGSELIKETPSKKEIKRLGHYHCEMAQEYQAKEQWKPAFAQYKQALEIDPSCVRASIGAADVLRKQNRHRDAIKELKHAAEQDSEFIPVIIPQLKECYQKIWGSGGYIKFLQEQNAKKPSTTLIMALVNHYMESDPEYAEMFLVEELRKHPTIKGFKELISLQLADSQGYNQQHLSVLYELIDQLVQAKPKFQCRQCGFSGHQLHWQCPSCKTWGVVKPIHGLEGE from the coding sequence TTGACCGAAGTCGGTTTGTTTTTTGTGCTGTTTGTGGCTCTCTTTGTCGGCTGGACAATGGGACGCAAGACGTCGACCAAAAAAAGCAAACCGCTTAAAAAGTCCGTGCCGAATGACTATTTTCGCGGCTTAAATCATTTACTCAACGATCAACACAGCGAAGCCATTGATGCTTTTGTGGATTCGTTGGAAGTCAATTCTGAAACCTTTGATATTCACCTCACCTTGGGAAATCTGTTCCGTAAAAAAGGTGAAATTCAGAAAGCCATTAATATTCATCAAAACTTGCTCGCTCGACCAGAGATATCGCAACGTGAAATGCGTATGGTACAGCTTGAGTTGGCCAGTGACTTTATGTCAGCAGGTTTATTGGATAGAGCTGGACGCTTATTACTGAACATGGCGTCAACGGCTCGTAAAAGTGAATTCCAACCAAAGATTTTAACCCTGCTAGTGGATTTGTATGAGTTTGAACAAAGTTGGGATAAGGCCATTCAAATAGGCTCTGAGCTGATCAAAGAAACGCCGAGTAAAAAAGAAATTAAACGTCTTGGGCATTATCATTGCGAAATGGCGCAAGAATACCAAGCGAAAGAGCAGTGGAAACCCGCCTTCGCACAATACAAGCAAGCATTGGAGATTGACCCTTCTTGTGTGCGAGCCAGCATAGGGGCGGCTGACGTACTGAGAAAGCAAAATCGCCATCGAGATGCCATCAAAGAGCTCAAACACGCTGCTGAACAGGACAGTGAATTTATCCCTGTTATCATTCCTCAATTGAAAGAGTGTTATCAAAAAATTTGGGGCAGTGGTGGTTACATCAAGTTTCTACAAGAACAAAATGCAAAGAAGCCTTCTACTACCTTAATCATGGCCTTGGTCAATCACTATATGGAAAGTGATCCTGAGTACGCTGAAATGTTTCTTGTGGAAGAGTTGCGCAAGCATCCGACCATTAAAGGCTTTAAAGAGTTGATCAGTTTGCAATTGGCTGATTCTCAAGGTTACAACCAACAGCATTTGTCGGTGCTATATGAATTGATTGATCAGCTGGTGCAAGCCAAACCCAAATTTCAATGTCGTCAATGTGGTTTCTCTGGTCATCAGCTGCATTGGCAATGTCCAAGTTGCAAAACTTGGGGCGTTGTTAAGCCTATTCATGGTTTAGAAGGTGAGTAA
- the pyrF gene encoding orotidine-5'-phosphate decarboxylase, whose protein sequence is MSCQSPIVVALDFPTMAQSIEMAKRLDPNLCRVKVGKELFTTSGPAILDELHRLGFEIFLDLKFHDIPNTVANAVSVAAKAGVWMVNVHASGGRRMMEASANALQQLPDQDTLLIAVTVLTSMDQSDLLEIGIDLTPEQHVKRLAALAKSSGMDGVVCSAQESQILSAELGKDFVLVTPGIRPVGSDQGDQKRIMTPAEAMAAGSHYLVIGRPITQAADPIAVLTQVNQSLGL, encoded by the coding sequence ATGAGTTGCCAATCCCCAATCGTAGTTGCCCTGGATTTTCCTACCATGGCGCAATCTATCGAGATGGCAAAACGTCTTGATCCAAATCTGTGTCGAGTCAAAGTCGGTAAAGAACTATTCACCACATCGGGTCCCGCGATTTTAGACGAGTTACATAGGTTAGGTTTTGAGATTTTTTTAGATCTTAAATTTCATGATATCCCCAATACAGTCGCTAATGCGGTAAGCGTGGCCGCCAAAGCAGGTGTTTGGATGGTCAATGTTCACGCGTCAGGTGGACGTCGTATGATGGAAGCCTCAGCGAATGCATTACAGCAACTGCCAGATCAAGATACCTTATTGATTGCGGTGACAGTGCTGACCAGCATGGATCAATCTGACTTGCTTGAAATCGGTATTGATCTTACCCCAGAACAACATGTGAAACGTTTAGCTGCGCTGGCCAAGTCGTCGGGCATGGACGGCGTAGTCTGTTCTGCACAAGAGTCGCAGATCTTGTCGGCTGAATTGGGTAAGGACTTTGTCTTGGTCACCCCGGGGATTCGTCCAGTGGGTTCTGATCAAGGGGATCAAAAACGTATTATGACCCCAGCCGAAGCCATGGCGGCAGGCAGTCACTATTTGGTGATTGGTAGACCCATTACCCAAGCGGCGGATCCGATTGCTGTGCTGACTCAGGTAAACCAAAGCTTAGGTCTTTAG
- a CDS encoding helix-hairpin-helix domain-containing protein, which translates to MNRLYILFRPIAQQLLLAIGLMLSGLTLAASPLDINTATADQFAAVMSGVGLKKAQAIVAYRDNNGPFVAIDDLVAVKGIGAALLERNRDLIQVVSSDAK; encoded by the coding sequence ATGAACAGATTGTATATACTCTTTCGACCTATTGCGCAGCAACTCTTGCTGGCAATTGGCTTGATGCTTTCCGGTCTTACTTTAGCTGCTTCACCTTTGGACATTAATACGGCGACCGCGGATCAATTCGCGGCGGTGATGTCGGGAGTAGGATTGAAAAAAGCTCAAGCCATTGTCGCTTATCGAGATAATAATGGACCATTTGTGGCCATCGACGATTTGGTGGCGGTCAAAGGCATAGGGGCTGCTTTGTTGGAACGCAATCGCGACCTGATACAAGTGGTCTCATCCGACGCTAAATAA
- the sulP gene encoding sulfate permease — MKTLDRYLPAMTWLRSYSKADLANDGMASLIATILLIPQSMGYAMLAGLPAYLGLYASILPSIVYSLLGTSRSLAVGPVALSSMMTAAIVLPFALPGSEEYLAIAILLSLISGVFLILMSLLKMGFLTNLLSHPVISGFISASAILVAVGQLKHLLGVQGHGNNLIELIQNMSKHLDEFNLATLLLSLVVISLLLLSKRYLASFCRTIGCSEKVASLLGRAGPVFVVILATLAVYFFSLDQQGVRIVGHIQLGWPSIDFSPISLDTLIALLPGAFLISVVGFVGSVSVAQSFAAKRREDIHPNQELFGLGAANIASALSGAFPVTGGFSRTVVNTSAGAKSPMTGILTAVFMLVVLLFMTPLFYYLPNAVLAASIIVAILQLVDIKDFVRIYRFSKQEALALGATFWIVLLVGMEAGILVGIGLSLLFFLWHTSHPHIAIVGRVPGTQHYRNVKRYQVETQPDIITIRIDENLFFANARVLEDYVLGVVAQQPNIKHLIIMCNAVNMIDASALDSLDTIAHRLQSAGVTLHFSEIKGPVMDKLKQSNLLDTLSGQVFLTQHQAIEKLSARNA, encoded by the coding sequence ATGAAAACATTGGATCGTTACTTACCTGCCATGACATGGTTAAGAAGTTATAGCAAGGCGGATCTTGCCAACGACGGTATGGCCAGTTTGATCGCAACCATTCTGCTGATCCCGCAAAGCATGGGCTATGCCATGTTGGCTGGCTTACCCGCGTACCTGGGTTTGTACGCCAGTATCTTGCCTTCCATTGTCTATTCCTTATTAGGGACCAGTCGCAGCCTTGCGGTTGGCCCTGTCGCCCTCTCTTCAATGATGACAGCCGCTATCGTCTTACCTTTTGCCCTACCTGGTAGTGAGGAATACCTTGCCATTGCGATTTTACTGTCGCTCATTTCTGGTGTTTTTTTGATACTGATGAGTCTGTTAAAAATGGGCTTTTTAACTAACTTACTCAGTCATCCGGTGATTTCGGGCTTTATCAGTGCCTCTGCTATTTTGGTCGCAGTTGGTCAGTTGAAACACCTGCTTGGGGTGCAAGGACATGGCAATAATTTGATCGAACTTATCCAGAATATGAGCAAACATCTAGATGAGTTCAATCTAGCGACTCTGCTGTTGAGTCTAGTAGTAATCAGTCTATTGTTATTAAGTAAGCGATACCTAGCATCATTCTGCAGGACAATTGGCTGCTCAGAAAAAGTGGCTAGTCTATTGGGCAGAGCTGGCCCCGTGTTTGTCGTCATACTTGCTACCCTTGCTGTGTATTTTTTCTCTTTAGATCAGCAAGGGGTGCGCATTGTCGGTCACATCCAACTAGGTTGGCCCTCTATAGATTTCTCACCAATTAGCTTAGATACCCTTATTGCTTTGTTGCCCGGCGCCTTTTTAATCAGTGTGGTGGGCTTTGTCGGTTCAGTATCTGTAGCGCAATCCTTTGCCGCAAAACGCAGAGAAGACATTCACCCTAATCAGGAATTGTTTGGTCTTGGCGCTGCCAATATTGCGTCTGCCTTAAGCGGTGCTTTTCCCGTCACGGGTGGCTTTTCACGTACCGTGGTCAATACCAGCGCTGGTGCCAAAAGCCCGATGACGGGTATATTAACCGCGGTGTTTATGTTGGTTGTATTGCTTTTCATGACACCACTGTTTTACTACCTGCCCAATGCTGTGCTGGCCGCCAGTATCATTGTGGCCATTTTACAATTGGTCGATATTAAAGATTTTGTACGCATCTATCGTTTTTCCAAACAAGAGGCCTTAGCCTTAGGTGCTACCTTTTGGATCGTACTATTGGTTGGTATGGAGGCGGGCATTCTGGTTGGCATTGGCTTGTCCCTATTGTTTTTCTTATGGCACACCAGTCATCCTCATATTGCCATTGTGGGCCGCGTTCCTGGCACCCAACATTACCGCAATGTAAAACGCTATCAAGTAGAAACCCAACCCGACATAATTACCATTCGAATTGACGAAAACCTATTTTTCGCCAATGCCCGAGTATTGGAAGACTATGTGTTAGGCGTGGTGGCACAACAACCCAATATCAAACATCTGATCATCATGTGTAATGCCGTTAATATGATTGATGCTAGCGCTTTAGACAGCTTGGACACCATTGCGCATCGCTTGCAATCGGCAGGTGTTACCTTGCATTTCTCAGAAATCAAAGGCCCAGTGATGGACAAGCTCAAGCAATCTAACTTGCTCGATACACTTTCTGGACAAGTCTTTTTAACTCAACATCAGGCCATAGAAAAGCTATCAGCAAGAAATGCCTGA
- a CDS encoding MBL fold metallo-hydrolase — protein MKHHSTIAVKAFFDEATFTVSYVVTDSSSKDCAVIDSVLDYDHAAGKTHSESADAMIAYIKTEQLNLKWLLETHVHADHLSAAPYIQKALGGQMVIGDQITQVQATFAKILNAEPEFQRDGSQFDLLVNEQTILPLGEQQIRILHTPGHTPACVTYVIDDAAFVGDTLFMPDYGTARCDFPGGNANTLYRSIQKIFALPNETRLFMCHDYKAPNRDVYAWETTVAEQKAHNQHIHTGISEEAFCEMRNKKDATLNMPKLIWPSVQINMRAGHLPPKESNGIRYVKTPLNLE, from the coding sequence CTTTTTTGATGAGGCCACTTTCACTGTTTCTTATGTAGTAACAGACTCTAGCAGTAAAGACTGCGCCGTCATTGATTCCGTTTTGGATTACGATCACGCAGCAGGCAAGACTCATAGCGAGTCGGCAGACGCCATGATTGCTTATATCAAAACAGAACAATTGAATCTTAAATGGCTGTTAGAAACCCATGTTCACGCGGATCATTTGTCAGCGGCGCCCTACATTCAAAAAGCTCTGGGCGGTCAGATGGTTATTGGCGACCAAATTACCCAAGTACAAGCGACTTTTGCGAAGATTCTGAATGCCGAACCAGAATTTCAGCGCGATGGCTCTCAATTCGATTTGTTAGTCAATGAGCAAACCATACTGCCACTGGGTGAACAGCAGATTCGTATTCTGCATACGCCCGGCCATACACCTGCCTGTGTGACTTATGTAATTGATGATGCCGCTTTTGTTGGTGACACCCTATTCATGCCCGACTATGGCACCGCGCGTTGCGATTTCCCCGGAGGCAATGCCAACACCCTGTATCGTTCGATTCAGAAAATATTCGCCTTACCTAATGAGACTCGCCTTTTCATGTGTCACGACTACAAGGCACCGAATCGAGATGTGTACGCATGGGAAACCACGGTGGCTGAGCAAAAAGCACACAATCAGCACATTCACACAGGCATTAGCGAAGAAGCGTTTTGTGAGATGCGCAATAAGAAAGACGCTACATTAAATATGCCTAAATTGATCTGGCCAAGTGTGCAAATCAACATGCGTGCAGGTCATTTGCCACCCAAGGAAAGCAATGGCATACGCTACGTTAAAACACCACTCAATTTGGAATAA